A genome region from Mycolicibacterium litorale includes the following:
- a CDS encoding acyl-ACP desaturase, giving the protein MAKDLTEVQLLTELEPVVEANLNRHLRMRKDWNPHDFIPWSDGKNYYALGGQDWEPEQSKLSEVARTAMVQNLLTEDNLPSYHREIAMNFSLDGAWGQWVNRWTAEENRHGIALRDYLTVTRAIDPVELEELRVEQMTRGFSPGQNGQGEEVLFARSLFDSVIYVTFQELATRVSHRNTGKACAEPVADQLLQRISADENLHMIFYRDVSEAGFDIAPDQAMHSLHHVLRNFKMPGYTVPDFRRKAVIIAVGGVYDPRIHLDDVVMPVLKKWRIFEREDFTGEAARMRDDLGVLIEELEETCEKFETAKQRRLEREAKMAEKRDAKRAVAASV; this is encoded by the coding sequence GTGGCGAAAGACCTGACCGAAGTGCAACTGCTGACCGAGCTCGAACCGGTCGTGGAGGCGAACCTCAATCGGCATCTGCGGATGCGCAAGGATTGGAACCCGCACGACTTCATCCCGTGGTCCGACGGCAAGAACTACTACGCGCTCGGCGGGCAGGACTGGGAGCCCGAGCAGTCGAAGCTGTCCGAGGTCGCCCGCACGGCGATGGTGCAGAACCTGCTCACCGAGGACAACCTGCCGTCGTACCACCGCGAGATCGCGATGAACTTCAGCCTCGACGGCGCCTGGGGTCAGTGGGTGAACCGCTGGACCGCCGAGGAGAACCGGCACGGCATCGCGCTGCGCGACTACCTCACGGTCACCCGCGCCATCGACCCGGTCGAGCTCGAAGAGCTGCGGGTGGAGCAGATGACCCGCGGCTTCTCGCCCGGCCAGAACGGGCAGGGCGAGGAGGTGCTGTTCGCCAGGAGCCTGTTCGACTCCGTCATCTACGTGACCTTCCAGGAACTCGCCACCCGCGTCTCACACCGCAACACCGGCAAGGCGTGTGCGGAGCCGGTCGCCGACCAGCTGCTGCAGCGGATCTCCGCGGACGAGAACCTGCACATGATCTTCTACCGCGACGTGTCCGAGGCCGGCTTCGACATCGCCCCCGACCAGGCCATGCACTCGCTGCACCACGTGCTGCGCAACTTCAAGATGCCCGGCTACACCGTGCCCGACTTCCGCCGCAAGGCCGTGATCATCGCCGTCGGCGGCGTCTACGACCCGCGGATCCACCTCGACGACGTGGTGATGCCGGTGCTCAAGAAGTGGCGGATCTTCGAGCGCGAGGACTTCACCGGCGAGGCCGCCCGCATGCGCGACGACCTCGGTGTCCTGATCGAGGAACTCGAGGAGACGTGCGAGAAGTTCGAGACGGCCAAGCAGCGCCGCCTCGAGCGCGAGGCCAAGATGGCCGAGAAGCGCGACGCCAAACGGGCCGTGGCGGCGTCTGTCTGA
- a CDS encoding ATP-dependent DNA ligase, with the protein MPPLEPMLAKAQVKVPTEEGVWSYEPKWDGFRALVFRDGDEVLLQSRNGKDLGRYFPELLDALRAELAERCVLDGEIVVPRDIGGRVRLDWESLSQRVHPAASRVKMLAEQTPSHFIGFDALATGDTSLVKEPFRVRREALSAAVNENQWCHVTRTTEDPTLGAQWLDTFEGAGLDGVIAKRLDGPYLPGKREMVKVKHARDADCVAIGYRIHKSGEGIGSILLGLYTDDGELQMVGGAASFTTKDRIKLLAELEPLREGDEVREGDPSRWNSAADKRWIPIRPERVAEVAYDQMEGNSVQGRRFRHAVKFRRWRPDRDPQSCTFDQLEVPLNYDLYDVLERS; encoded by the coding sequence ATGCCTCCGCTCGAACCGATGCTGGCCAAAGCTCAGGTCAAGGTGCCCACCGAGGAGGGGGTGTGGTCCTACGAACCGAAGTGGGACGGGTTCCGGGCGCTGGTGTTCCGCGACGGTGACGAGGTGCTGCTGCAGTCGCGTAACGGCAAGGACCTGGGTCGGTACTTTCCCGAACTGCTCGACGCGCTGCGCGCCGAACTCGCCGAGCGCTGTGTGCTCGACGGAGAGATCGTCGTCCCGCGCGATATCGGCGGCCGCGTGCGGCTGGACTGGGAGTCGCTGAGCCAGCGCGTCCACCCCGCCGCCAGCCGCGTCAAGATGCTCGCCGAGCAGACGCCGTCACACTTCATCGGTTTCGACGCGCTGGCCACCGGTGACACGTCGTTGGTGAAGGAACCCTTCCGGGTGCGCCGCGAGGCGTTGTCGGCCGCAGTGAACGAGAACCAGTGGTGTCACGTCACCCGGACCACCGAGGACCCGACGCTCGGCGCGCAATGGCTCGACACCTTCGAGGGCGCGGGCCTCGACGGCGTGATCGCCAAACGGCTCGACGGGCCCTACCTGCCCGGCAAGCGGGAGATGGTGAAGGTCAAACACGCCCGCGACGCCGACTGTGTGGCCATCGGCTACCGCATCCACAAGAGCGGTGAGGGCATCGGTTCGATCCTGCTCGGGCTGTACACCGATGACGGTGAACTCCAGATGGTCGGCGGCGCAGCCTCTTTCACCACCAAAGACCGCATCAAGCTGCTGGCCGAGCTCGAACCGCTGCGCGAGGGCGACGAGGTGCGCGAGGGCGACCCGAGCCGGTGGAACTCCGCGGCGGACAAGCGCTGGATCCCCATCCGGCCGGAGCGGGTGGCCGAAGTGGCCTACGATCAGATGGAGGGAAACTCGGTGCAGGGAAGACGCTTTCGGCACGCGGTCAAGTTCCGGCGGTGGCGCCCGGACCGTGATCCGCAGAGCTGCACGTTCGATCAGCTGGAAGTCCCCCTCAACTACGATCTGTACGACGTCCTGGAGCGCTCCTGA
- a CDS encoding nitroreductase family protein gives MPHPTDDVWEVLSTARAIRRFTHEPVDDETLDRCLQAATWAPNGANAQLWRFIVLDGPQQRAAVAEAARIALASIESIYGMTRPAEDDDSRAARNNRATYELHDRAGEFTSVLFAAFKNEFSSEFLQGGSIYPALQNFYLAARAQGLGACITSWASYGGERALRDAVGIPDEWFLAGHVVVGWPRGRHGPVRRRPLSDVVFRNRWDPERADITYGRGARPRG, from the coding sequence ATGCCGCATCCCACCGACGACGTCTGGGAAGTCTTGTCGACCGCGCGCGCGATCCGGCGCTTCACCCACGAGCCGGTCGACGACGAGACACTCGACCGCTGTCTGCAGGCCGCGACGTGGGCCCCCAACGGCGCCAACGCGCAGCTGTGGCGCTTCATCGTCCTCGACGGCCCCCAGCAGCGCGCCGCCGTCGCCGAGGCGGCCCGAATCGCCTTGGCCTCAATCGAATCCATCTACGGGATGACGAGGCCTGCCGAAGACGACGACAGCCGCGCGGCCCGCAACAACCGCGCCACCTACGAGCTGCACGACCGTGCCGGCGAATTCACCTCGGTGCTGTTCGCCGCCTTCAAAAACGAGTTCTCGTCGGAGTTCCTCCAGGGCGGTTCGATCTACCCCGCGCTGCAGAACTTCTACCTCGCCGCACGCGCACAGGGCTTGGGTGCGTGCATCACCAGTTGGGCGTCCTACGGTGGCGAGCGGGCGCTGCGCGATGCGGTCGGCATACCCGACGAATGGTTCCTGGCCGGGCACGTCGTGGTGGGCTGGCCGCGCGGACGGCACGGACCGGTCCGGCGGCGGCCGTTGTCGGACGTGGTGTTCCGCAACCGGTGGGACCCCGAGCGGGCGGACATCACCTACGGCCGAGGGGCACGGCCGCGAGGCTGA
- a CDS encoding ABC transporter permease subunit (The N-terminal region of this protein, as described by TIGR01726, is a three transmembrane segment that identifies a subfamily of ABC transporter permease subunits, which specificities that include histidine, arginine, glutamine, glutamate, L-cystine (sic), the opines (in Agrobacterium) octopine and nopaline, etc.): protein MRFLRALLLLLAVLAVASCGPAGDSGDEPIKAAGVLRVGTEGVYAPFSYHDESGQLVGYDVDVARAVGAKIGVPVEFVETPWDSMFAALEAGRFDVVANEVTINAERKAKYDLSQPYSVGEGVIVTRADNDSITSLDDLKGKVAAENATSNWSEVARKAGARVEAVEGFTQAITLLNQGRVDVVVNDSIAVYAYLAETGDTSVKIAGTVGEKSEQGFAARKDSGLLPELNRALDELRADGTLATISQKYLNANASGAPAAAETAAPRSTWQLILDNLWPLARAALTMTIPLTVISFAIGLVIALGVALARLSSNAALSGVARFYISIIRGTPLLVQLFIVFFALPEFGVRIDPFPAAVIAFSLNVGGYAAEIIRSAILSIPKGQWEAAETIGMTYATSLRRIVLPQAARVAVPPLSNTLISLVKDTSLASTILVTELLRQAQIVAAPTFEFFALYGTAAVYYWVICLALSFGQGRIERRLERYVAR from the coding sequence GTGAGGTTTCTTCGAGCGCTCCTGCTGCTGCTGGCGGTGCTGGCCGTCGCGTCGTGCGGACCGGCCGGCGACAGCGGCGACGAACCGATCAAGGCGGCCGGCGTGCTGCGGGTCGGCACCGAAGGGGTGTACGCCCCGTTCAGCTACCACGACGAATCCGGTCAGCTGGTCGGTTACGACGTCGACGTGGCGCGCGCGGTCGGCGCCAAGATCGGGGTGCCGGTCGAGTTCGTCGAGACGCCGTGGGATTCGATGTTCGCCGCGCTGGAGGCGGGCCGGTTCGACGTGGTCGCCAACGAAGTGACCATCAACGCCGAGCGGAAAGCCAAATACGATCTCTCGCAACCGTATTCGGTGGGAGAAGGCGTCATCGTCACCCGCGCCGACAACGATTCGATAACCTCGCTCGACGACCTGAAGGGCAAGGTCGCCGCCGAGAACGCCACCAGCAACTGGTCGGAGGTCGCCCGCAAGGCCGGCGCGCGGGTGGAGGCCGTCGAGGGGTTCACCCAGGCCATCACGCTGCTCAACCAGGGCCGGGTCGACGTCGTGGTCAACGACAGCATCGCGGTGTACGCATACCTCGCCGAAACGGGCGACACGTCGGTCAAGATCGCGGGCACCGTCGGGGAGAAGAGCGAACAGGGGTTCGCCGCCCGCAAGGACAGCGGTCTGCTGCCCGAGCTCAACCGCGCGCTCGACGAGCTGCGCGCGGACGGCACGCTGGCGACGATCTCGCAGAAGTACCTCAACGCCAACGCTTCCGGGGCACCCGCCGCCGCCGAGACCGCGGCCCCCCGGTCCACCTGGCAGCTGATCCTCGACAACCTGTGGCCGCTGGCGCGGGCGGCACTGACCATGACGATTCCGCTGACCGTGATCAGCTTCGCGATCGGCTTGGTGATCGCCCTCGGCGTCGCCCTGGCCCGGTTGTCGTCGAACGCCGCACTGTCCGGGGTCGCCCGGTTCTACATCTCGATCATCCGGGGCACCCCGCTGCTGGTGCAGCTGTTCATCGTGTTCTTCGCGCTGCCGGAGTTCGGGGTGCGCATCGACCCGTTCCCAGCCGCGGTGATCGCGTTCTCGCTCAACGTCGGCGGGTACGCCGCGGAGATCATCCGCTCGGCGATCCTGTCCATCCCCAAGGGACAGTGGGAGGCCGCCGAGACCATCGGCATGACCTATGCGACGTCGCTGCGGCGGATCGTCTTGCCGCAGGCCGCCCGGGTGGCGGTGCCGCCGCTGTCGAACACGCTGATCTCCCTGGTCAAGGACACCTCACTGGCGTCGACGATCCTGGTGACCGAACTGCTGCGGCAGGCGCAGATCGTCGCGGCCCCGACGTTCGAGTTCTTCGCGCTGTACGGCACGGCCGCGGTGTACTACTGGGTGATCTGCCTGGCGTTGTCGTTCGGTCAGGGCCGCATCGAACGCCGGCTGGAAAGGTACGTGGCGAGATGA
- a CDS encoding S1C family serine protease, with translation MGMLRLRWLSVLSVVLATALALVMPLSPATSSAAPADPLAAAAAVEPAVARIDTEIDYQNAFGAGTGIVLDPGGQVLTNYHVVQGADRISATVAGRNFPAELIGYDRGRDIAVIQLLGAGGLPVAPIGDSAALAAGEPVVALGNAEGSAAPLTREVGSVTAFGRTVQAEDSLTGASDELNGLIEFAAPVRAGDSGGPVVNGAGQVVGITTAASVSYRMGPGGKGFAIPINDAIGVANQIRSRVPSDTVHIGPPALLGVGVRTAPSDVPGVLIQEVLRGGPAEAAGLMDGDVLIAINGTRLQSATALTYTLDRFYPGNVVDITWIDRAGQERTGKATLAPGP, from the coding sequence ATGGGCATGCTCCGTCTTCGTTGGCTGTCCGTGCTGTCGGTCGTCCTGGCCACGGCGCTCGCGCTGGTCATGCCACTCTCCCCAGCCACATCGAGCGCCGCACCGGCCGATCCGCTCGCGGCCGCAGCCGCCGTCGAGCCCGCCGTGGCACGCATCGACACCGAGATCGACTACCAGAACGCCTTCGGGGCGGGCACCGGCATCGTGCTCGACCCGGGCGGCCAGGTACTGACGAACTACCACGTCGTCCAGGGGGCCGACCGCATCAGCGCCACCGTCGCGGGCCGCAACTTCCCGGCCGAGCTGATCGGCTACGACCGCGGGCGGGACATCGCGGTGATCCAGTTGCTCGGGGCGGGCGGGCTGCCGGTCGCCCCGATCGGCGACTCGGCGGCGCTGGCCGCCGGTGAACCCGTCGTCGCTCTCGGCAACGCCGAAGGTTCCGCGGCCCCGTTGACCCGTGAGGTCGGCAGCGTCACCGCGTTCGGCCGCACCGTGCAGGCCGAGGATTCGCTGACCGGCGCCTCCGACGAACTGAACGGGCTGATCGAGTTCGCCGCGCCGGTGCGTGCCGGTGATTCGGGTGGCCCGGTGGTGAACGGTGCCGGCCAGGTGGTCGGCATCACGACCGCCGCGTCGGTGAGTTACCGGATGGGCCCCGGCGGTAAGGGCTTCGCGATCCCGATCAACGATGCAATCGGCGTCGCCAACCAGATCCGCTCCCGGGTTCCGTCGGACACCGTCCACATCGGTCCGCCCGCGCTGCTGGGCGTCGGTGTCCGTACCGCGCCGAGCGATGTGCCGGGTGTGCTGATCCAGGAGGTGCTGCGGGGCGGGCCCGCCGAAGCGGCCGGTCTGATGGACGGCGACGTGCTGATCGCCATCAACGGCACCCGCCTCCAGTCCGCGACCGCGCTGACCTACACCTTGGACCGGTTCTACCCGGGCAACGTCGTCGACATCACGTGGATCGACCGCGCCGGCCAGGAACGCACGGGCAAGGCCACGCTGGCCCCCGGCCCCTGA
- a CDS encoding WGxxGxxG family protein, translating to MREFVAVAAATGALLFGGAGVANATTEYVPAQGPTTTVVAQADEQEDGDNTGLWGLAGLLGLLGLLGLKRRNDHHVATPAPGTPGYGTPRA from the coding sequence ATGCGTGAATTCGTTGCTGTCGCCGCCGCTACCGGTGCGCTTCTGTTCGGCGGGGCCGGCGTGGCCAACGCCACCACCGAATACGTCCCCGCTCAGGGCCCGACGACCACCGTGGTGGCACAGGCCGACGAGCAGGAAGACGGCGACAACACCGGCCTGTGGGGTCTGGCGGGCCTGCTGGGTCTGCTCGGGCTTCTGGGCCTGAAGCGGCGTAATGACCACCACGTCGCCACCCCGGCGCCGGGTACGCCCGGGTACGGGACGCCGCGCGCGTAG
- the ligD gene encoding non-homologous end-joining DNA ligase, with amino-acid sequence MPTPAEEIDVDGVAVRLTNPDKVYFPELGSAGTKRKLVEYYLSVSAPMVSLLRNRPVHLQRFPDGIDGEEIYQKRVPQKHPDYLETCTVTFPSGRTADALKVTHPSAIAWAAQMGTITLHPWQVRCPDVEHPDELRIDLDPQPGTGFREASVVAVDVLKPLLDELGLVGYPKTSGGRGVHVFLRIKTDWDFVAVRRAGIALAREVERRAPDAVTTSWWKEERGERLFIDYNQNARDRTFASAYSVRKTPIATVSTPLTWAELADADPDDYTISTVPQFVAGRPDPWADIEAKAQSIEPLLEMVAADEERGLGDLPYPPSYPKMPGEPPRVQPSKKVAEHWDEKGNRK; translated from the coding sequence ATGCCAACGCCCGCAGAGGAAATCGACGTCGACGGTGTCGCCGTGCGCTTGACCAATCCGGACAAGGTCTACTTCCCCGAGTTGGGTTCGGCAGGCACGAAACGGAAACTGGTGGAGTACTACCTGTCGGTCAGCGCGCCGATGGTGTCCCTGCTGCGGAACCGGCCGGTGCATCTGCAGCGGTTCCCGGACGGCATCGACGGCGAGGAGATCTATCAGAAGCGGGTGCCGCAGAAGCATCCCGACTATCTGGAGACGTGCACCGTCACCTTCCCCTCCGGCCGGACCGCGGACGCGCTCAAGGTGACCCACCCGTCGGCGATCGCCTGGGCGGCGCAGATGGGCACGATCACGCTGCATCCGTGGCAGGTGCGCTGCCCGGACGTCGAACATCCCGACGAGCTGCGCATCGACCTCGACCCGCAGCCGGGCACCGGATTCCGGGAAGCCAGTGTGGTCGCCGTCGACGTCCTCAAACCGCTGCTCGACGAGCTCGGGCTTGTGGGCTATCCGAAGACCTCGGGTGGTCGCGGGGTGCATGTGTTCCTGCGGATCAAGACCGACTGGGACTTCGTGGCGGTGCGCCGCGCCGGCATCGCACTGGCCCGCGAGGTCGAGCGGCGGGCGCCTGACGCGGTCACCACCTCGTGGTGGAAGGAGGAGCGTGGCGAGCGGCTGTTCATCGACTACAACCAGAACGCCCGCGACCGCACCTTCGCCTCCGCGTACTCGGTGCGTAAGACGCCGATTGCCACGGTGTCGACGCCGCTGACGTGGGCTGAGCTGGCCGACGCGGATCCCGACGACTACACGATCAGCACGGTGCCGCAGTTCGTGGCGGGGCGCCCCGATCCGTGGGCGGACATCGAGGCGAAGGCCCAGTCGATCGAACCGCTGCTGGAGATGGTCGCCGCCGATGAGGAGCGCGGGCTCGGAGATCTGCCCTACCCGCCGAGTTATCCCAAGATGCCAGGGGAGCCGCCGCGGGTGCAGCCGTCGAAGAAAGTGGCCGAGCACTGGGACGAGAAGGGCAACCGAAAGTAG
- a CDS encoding ATP-dependent DNA ligase produces MQLPVSPPVRPMLARSVPAIPPEASYEPKWDGFRSICFRDGDEVELGSRNERPMTRYFPELVDAMTTELPERCVIDGEIVIATDRGLDFEALQLRLHPAASRVQMLAEKTPASFIAFDLLALGDDDYTDRPFSERRAALVDALAGCGPVVHVTPATTEVATAQRWFDEFEGAGLDGVIAKPLDLTYQPDKRVMYKIKHARTADCVVAGYRLHKSGDDAVGSLLLGLYRDDGDLASVGVIGAFPMATRRQLFVDLQPLVTEFEQHPWNWAAHVDPEVVRRYGGGSRWNAGKDLSFVPLRPERVVEVRYDHMEGDRFRHTAQFNRWRPDRDPRSCTFAQLEQPVTFRLGDILPGLGT; encoded by the coding sequence GTGCAGCTTCCCGTTTCGCCTCCGGTGCGGCCGATGCTGGCCAGGTCGGTACCGGCCATTCCGCCCGAGGCGTCCTATGAACCGAAGTGGGACGGGTTCCGGTCGATCTGCTTCCGGGACGGCGACGAGGTCGAACTGGGCAGCCGCAACGAGCGTCCGATGACCCGCTACTTCCCCGAACTGGTCGACGCGATGACCACTGAATTGCCCGAACGGTGTGTGATCGACGGGGAGATCGTGATCGCCACCGACCGGGGTCTGGACTTCGAGGCGTTGCAGCTGCGGCTGCATCCCGCCGCCTCGCGGGTACAGATGCTCGCCGAGAAGACGCCGGCGTCGTTCATCGCCTTCGACCTGCTCGCGCTCGGCGACGACGATTACACCGACCGCCCGTTCAGCGAACGTCGCGCCGCGCTGGTCGACGCGCTCGCCGGGTGCGGCCCCGTCGTGCATGTCACCCCGGCCACCACCGAGGTCGCCACCGCGCAGCGCTGGTTCGACGAATTCGAGGGCGCCGGGCTCGACGGGGTAATCGCCAAACCGCTCGACCTGACCTACCAGCCCGACAAGCGGGTGATGTACAAGATCAAGCACGCGCGCACCGCCGACTGCGTCGTCGCCGGCTATAGGCTGCACAAGTCGGGCGACGATGCGGTCGGTTCGCTGCTGCTCGGGCTCTACCGCGACGACGGCGACCTGGCGTCGGTGGGAGTCATCGGCGCCTTCCCCATGGCCACCCGGCGGCAGCTGTTCGTCGACCTGCAGCCGCTGGTCACCGAGTTCGAGCAGCACCCATGGAACTGGGCCGCCCACGTCGACCCGGAGGTGGTGCGCCGCTACGGCGGTGGGTCGCGCTGGAACGCGGGTAAGGACCTGTCGTTCGTACCGCTCCGTCCGGAACGGGTGGTGGAGGTGCGCTACGACCACATGGAGGGCGATCGGTTCCGCCACACCGCCCAGTTCAACCGCTGGCGCCCGGACCGCGACCCGCGCTCGTGCACCTTCGCGCAACTCGAGCAGCCGGTCACGTTCCGGCTGGGCGACATCCTCCCCGGGTTGGGGACCTGA
- a CDS encoding NAD(P)H-dependent amine dehydrogenase family protein: protein MPNTPYRVVQWTTGNVGKSSVAAIAANPNLELVGCYAWSAEKVGRDVGELVGIEPLGISATDDVEALLALKPDVVVYNPMWIDVDELVRILEAGVNVVATASFITGHNQGEGRDRIARACERGGATMFGSGISPGYVNQLAIVAAGICDRVDKVTVNEAADTTFYDSPATEKPVGFGQPIDHPELQAMTAHGTGVFGEAVRMIGDALGVQFDEVRCDAEYAKTTEDLDLGSWTIPAGGVAGVFVSWKGVVAGTTRVELTLRWRKGQTLEPDWQIDQDGWVIEVAGRPTVTMKVGFLPPPDFEATTLEEFMVLGHIMTATPPLNAIPAVVAAPPGIVTYTDLPLILPRGVVPVS from the coding sequence GTGCCAAACACTCCCTATCGGGTCGTCCAGTGGACGACCGGCAATGTCGGAAAGAGCTCCGTCGCGGCGATCGCCGCGAACCCGAACCTCGAACTCGTCGGCTGCTACGCCTGGTCGGCGGAGAAGGTCGGCCGCGACGTCGGCGAACTGGTGGGCATCGAGCCGCTCGGCATCAGCGCCACCGACGACGTCGAGGCGCTTCTCGCGCTGAAACCCGATGTCGTGGTGTACAACCCGATGTGGATCGATGTCGACGAACTCGTGCGCATCCTGGAAGCCGGCGTGAACGTCGTCGCCACCGCATCGTTCATCACCGGCCACAACCAGGGCGAGGGACGCGACCGGATCGCCCGGGCGTGTGAGCGCGGCGGGGCGACGATGTTCGGGTCCGGCATCAGCCCGGGCTACGTCAACCAGCTGGCGATCGTCGCCGCGGGCATCTGCGACCGCGTCGACAAGGTGACCGTCAACGAGGCGGCCGACACCACGTTCTACGACTCACCCGCCACCGAGAAGCCCGTCGGCTTCGGGCAGCCGATCGATCATCCGGAGCTGCAGGCGATGACCGCGCACGGCACCGGCGTCTTCGGTGAGGCGGTGCGCATGATCGGTGACGCGCTGGGCGTGCAGTTCGACGAGGTCCGCTGCGACGCCGAGTACGCCAAGACCACGGAAGATCTCGACCTCGGGTCGTGGACCATTCCGGCGGGCGGGGTGGCCGGGGTGTTCGTCAGCTGGAAGGGCGTCGTCGCGGGCACCACCCGGGTGGAGCTGACCCTGCGGTGGCGTAAGGGACAGACACTGGAGCCGGACTGGCAGATCGATCAGGACGGCTGGGTGATCGAGGTCGCGGGACGACCCACGGTGACGATGAAGGTGGGCTTCCTGCCGCCCCCGGATTTCGAGGCCACCACGCTCGAGGAGTTCATGGTGCTCGGTCACATCATGACCGCGACCCCACCGCTCAACGCGATACCCGCGGTTGTCGCGGCCCCTCCCGGCATCGTGACCTACACGGATTTGCCGCTGATTCTGCCGCGCGGAGTGGTGCCCGTTAGCTGA
- a CDS encoding TetR/AcrR family transcriptional regulator C-terminal domain-containing protein: MGDERRARGRPARINREQIVAAARRAAGPQLTMQAVADELGVSRKALHYYVGNRQGLLTLVVLDRFDHELQRVRLPDDGDWRAVLRAYAFAFRDGIVQVGEGVDQMPFSGVGAVAVLALAERVLAAMLSAGFAPDDARRGVTAVANIAQSAAHDTLRSSVRDFHQAQTRAALERSADTDYPALRRVLAAAPSPDDGQFAFELDLAIAGLERLLATTP, translated from the coding sequence GTGGGAGACGAGCGTCGGGCGCGGGGCCGCCCGGCCCGCATCAACCGCGAGCAGATCGTCGCCGCCGCGCGCCGGGCCGCAGGCCCGCAGCTCACCATGCAGGCCGTCGCCGACGAACTCGGTGTGAGCCGCAAAGCCCTGCACTACTACGTCGGGAATCGCCAGGGCCTGCTCACCCTCGTCGTCCTCGACCGTTTCGACCACGAACTGCAGCGGGTGCGGCTGCCCGACGACGGCGACTGGCGGGCGGTCCTGCGCGCGTACGCGTTCGCGTTCCGGGACGGCATCGTCCAGGTGGGGGAGGGCGTCGACCAGATGCCGTTCAGCGGGGTCGGCGCGGTCGCGGTCCTCGCGCTTGCCGAGCGGGTGCTGGCCGCCATGCTGAGTGCCGGATTCGCCCCCGACGACGCCCGCCGCGGCGTCACCGCCGTCGCGAACATCGCGCAGTCCGCAGCCCATGACACCCTGCGCAGCTCGGTGCGGGACTTCCACCAGGCCCAGACCCGAGCCGCCCTGGAGCGGTCGGCGGACACCGACTATCCGGCGCTGCGCCGGGTCCTTGCCGCCGCCCCGTCACCGGACGACGGTCAGTTCGCGTTCGAACTCGACCTGGCGATCGCCGGTCTGGAGCGCCTGTTGGCGACGACGCCGTGA
- the gluQRS gene encoding tRNA glutamyl-Q(34) synthetase GluQRS, which yields MTRSPAGRFAPSPSADLHIGNLRTAVLAWLFARSTGRRFLMRVEDLDYRTDSDIAARQLADLAALGLTWDGPAEYQSAHRERYDRVIDRLVSDDMVYECYCSRKDIAQAPRAPHAPQGAYPGICRDLTDAERAVRRRETGRPPALRLRTDVLTYTVTDLLHGEHTGIVDDFVVRRGDGVPAYNLAVVVDDAAAGIDQVVRGDDLLSSSPRQAYLARLLGHPEPVYAHVPLVLNTDGARLAKRDGAVTLAEIGVPRALRQIADSLGYDAGDVGGMLAEFDPEALPHRPWIYLPA from the coding sequence GTGACCCGCTCCCCCGCGGGCCGGTTCGCGCCGAGCCCGTCGGCCGATCTGCACATCGGCAACCTGCGCACCGCCGTGCTCGCGTGGCTGTTCGCCCGGTCGACCGGCCGCCGCTTCCTGATGCGCGTCGAGGATCTCGACTACCGCACCGACTCCGACATCGCCGCCCGCCAACTCGCCGACCTCGCCGCACTCGGCCTGACCTGGGACGGACCCGCCGAATACCAGTCCGCTCACCGCGAGCGGTACGACCGCGTCATCGACCGGCTGGTCTCCGACGACATGGTCTATGAATGCTATTGCAGCAGAAAGGACATCGCGCAGGCACCGCGCGCCCCGCATGCGCCGCAGGGCGCCTATCCCGGGATCTGCCGCGACCTCACCGACGCCGAACGCGCTGTGCGACGCCGGGAGACGGGCCGCCCACCCGCGCTGCGCTTGCGCACCGACGTACTGACCTACACCGTCACCGACCTCCTGCACGGTGAGCACACCGGCATCGTCGACGACTTCGTGGTCCGCCGCGGCGACGGGGTGCCCGCCTACAACCTCGCCGTGGTGGTCGACGACGCGGCGGCGGGGATCGACCAGGTGGTGCGCGGCGACGACCTGCTCAGCTCGTCGCCGCGGCAGGCCTACCTCGCCCGGCTGCTCGGCCACCCCGAACCCGTCTACGCCCACGTCCCGCTCGTCCTCAACACCGACGGGGCGCGCCTGGCCAAACGCGACGGCGCGGTGACACTCGCCGAGATCGGGGTGCCGCGGGCGCTGCGGCAGATCGCCGATTCGCTCGGTTACGACGCAGGAGACGTCGGCGGGATGCTGGCCGAATTCGATCCGGAGGCGCTACCGCACCGGCCGTGGATCTACCTTCCGGCCTGA